Proteins found in one Armatimonadota bacterium genomic segment:
- a CDS encoding carbohydrate deacetylase — MARDTERERHTGEIRLVVRGDDMGSCHTANEACLLCYREGILRSVEVMVPAPWYPEAVRMLREYPELDVGVHLTLTSEWEGCKWGPVTHAPSLCDRRGHFLPMTSQRDDFPPGTGFLESGYRLEEVEAELRAQIEIALEDIPQVSHLSCHMGTPMASPDLRDITQRLSREYRLPLEHEGVQLAGHLGGQEADAQRKEAILLQILDSLTPGTWLLVDHPGLDTPEMRALGHIGYERVAAERAAVTYALTSEKVIQRVREYGIHLISYGDLHRAE; from the coding sequence ATGGCGAGAGACACGGAACGTGAGCGCCATACCGGCGAAATCCGCCTCGTCGTGCGTGGAGACGACATGGGTTCTTGCCACACGGCGAACGAGGCGTGCCTGCTGTGTTATCGGGAGGGTATCCTGCGCAGCGTGGAGGTGATGGTGCCTGCCCCGTGGTACCCAGAGGCGGTGCGGATGCTTCGAGAGTATCCCGAGCTGGATGTGGGCGTGCACCTGACCCTTACCAGCGAGTGGGAGGGCTGCAAATGGGGACCTGTCACCCATGCTCCCAGCCTGTGCGACCGGCGCGGACATTTCCTGCCGATGACCAGCCAGCGCGACGACTTCCCGCCGGGCACCGGCTTTCTGGAAAGCGGCTATCGGCTGGAAGAGGTGGAAGCGGAACTGCGTGCGCAGATTGAAATCGCGCTGGAGGACATCCCGCAGGTCTCGCACCTCTCCTGCCACATGGGCACGCCGATGGCTTCGCCGGATCTGCGCGACATCACACAGAGGCTCTCGCGCGAGTATCGGCTGCCGCTGGAGCATGAGGGAGTGCAGTTGGCAGGGCATCTCGGTGGGCAGGAAGCGGACGCACAGCGTAAGGAGGCGATTCTGCTGCAGATTCTGGACAGCCTCACGCCCGGTACGTGGCTCCTCGTAGACCATCCGGGGCTGGATACGCCGGAGATGCGTGCTCTGGGGCATATCGGGTATGAGCGTGTCGCTGCCGAGCGTGCGGCGGTCACGTATGCCCTTACGAGTGAAAAGGTGATACAGCGCGTTCGCGAGTATGGTATCCATCTCATCAGTTACGGCGATTTGCATCGAGCGGAGTAG